A window of Sphingobacterium kitahiroshimense genomic DNA:
TTAAAGGAGTGATATGAAAATTGCGCCCTATTGATGCGTGTCAATTATGAAGAACGAAATAAATAATTTGCTTTTATATTTAGGAAGATTATAATTGGGTATAAACGCAAATTTATCTAAGTTTGTACGCTGTAAAAGGGAATAAAAAAATGAAAGATAGTGTATTGAGTAGAAAAGAGAAAATTGTTCGTGAGGCATTGAATTTGTTCTCAGAACAAGGTTATGCAGATACCTCTACCAAAGCTATTGCTCAAAATGCAGGTGTGTCTGAGGCTTTAATTTTTAAACATTTCGGAAATAAGGATGCTTTGTTGGTGCACCTTATTAAAGCGGGCTATCGGAAAGTGCTGACACATCATAAAGGTATGATGACTTATCGTGATTCGAAGGACTTTTTACGTAAGATGATCAATTTACCTAGTAAGCTGGTCGCTGATGAGCCTATCTTCTGGAAATTACAAGAACGTCTTTCCCATCATCCTTTTTCAAGACAGCAGCATGAACAATTTATGAAACCGGTGCAGGCAATTATTGTGCGGGCTTTTAAGGAACTGGGATATAAAAATCCGGATCTGGAAACGGAATTTTTGTTAATTGTTATTGATACTTTATGGAAAAAGGAAGCTAATGGTGAACTTGATCATGCGATGGAACTAGCCATATTATTGGAAGAGAAATATAACTTGATATAAGTTATATTTTTTTGTTCGACAATGCAAGTTTATGCATGTTTCATAAAATTGTTGCACAAACTGTTTTTTATTGTGTGAAAAATACCCGTAATTCGTATTCTATTTTAAACAAAAAATTATGTTAAAAAAACTAGCTTTGGGTGTTGCCGCACTGGCATCTTCCATCTCTTTTTCACAAGCTCAAGATAAGAAGGATTTTGTGAAATATATTAATTCTCCCCATGCTTGGGTTGATTCTGTATTTAACAGCTTGACACCTAAAGAACGTATCGCCCAACTTTTTTTGGTGCGTGCCCATACCAATCTGGGACAGCGTTATATTGATTCTGTAGCACAGGTTGTTCAAGATGAGCAATTGGGTGGTCTTGTTGTATTTCAGGGCGGGCCGGTTCGTCATGTGGATATGTTCAATCGTTATCAGCATCTTTCAAAAGTGCCTTTATTGATCACTTTTGATGGAGAATGGGGGTTAGGCATGCGTCTTCCCGATTCAACTTTATCTTATCCATATCAGATGACCTTGGGAGCTATACAGAATGATCAATTGATTTATCAAATGGGCCAAGAAGTTGCAAAAGATTTTCATCGTATCGGTATGCATTTTAATTTTGCTCCTGTTGTTGATATTAACAATAATCCGAAAAATCCAGTTATCGGGTTCCGGTCTTTCGGCGACAATAAAGAAAATGTTGCAAAAAAAGCTAAAGCATATATGGATGGTATGATGAACGGTGGTATTATATCATCATTAAAACATTTTCCTGGACATGGCGATACAGATGTTGATTCACATCATGACTTGCCGCAATTGACCTTTACTAAGGATCGTCTAGAGGCTTTGGAAATGTTTCCATTTAAAGAATTAATTCGTGCTGGTGCTCCTGCTATTATGGTCGCTCATATGAATATTCCAAGTTTAGACCCTACTCCCAATATTCCCTCTTCCATTTCAAAACCTATTGTGACAGGGATACTACGTGAAGAATTAGGTTTTCGTGGTTTAACAGTAACCGATGCAATGGATATGAATGGTGTGAAAAAATTTTTCCCAAATGGTGAAGCTGACGTGATGGCTATTATTGCAGGTCATGATTTGTTGGAAGTATCTGAAAATAGTAAACGCGCTATTGACCTTGTATTGAAAGCAATCGGGGAAGGCCGAATCAATCAAGCGGATTTGGATGCACGTGTTAAAAAAGTACTCGCGTCAAAGCTATGGTTGGGCTTAGATCAATATCGTGATGTGAATACCGGAAATCTATATGCGGATCTGAATAGAACTTCTTCAAAGCAGCTGATAGACCAATTAGCCGCATCATCGGTCACGGTTTTGAAATCTACGGATAAAATAAAATCATTTAAAAATTCAGAAAAAACGGCAATTGTCAATATCGGATTAAAATCCCCAGGTACTTTCCAGCGGATAATGGACGATGCCCTCGCCAATGAAACGCAATATTTTGTTACGGATGAAACCAGTGAGGCTGATTTAAAAAATATCATCAAAGAAGCAAAGAGAAACAAACAGATTATACTTGCGATCCATGATACACGTTCACGTCCAAGACCTGAAGTGCCAGCAAATGATGGTGTAAAGCATTTGATTAAAAAATTGGCTAAGAAATCAATTGTTACTTTCTTTACCAATCCTTATGCATTGGATGGTTTTAAAGGCGTCCATAAAAGTAAAACCATTTTAGTTGCTTATCAAAATGATGATTTTATGCAACGTGCTGTAGCAAAAACAATTTTAGGACAAAATATTGCTACAGGGAAATTACCTGTTACCATCAATAAATATTTCAAGTACGCGGCGGGTAAATAACTGGCAGCAATTCTTATAAACAAAGAAGGGGCTTATTATTGATAAGCCCCTTCTTTGTTATGGATAGAAATATATTTATTTTTTTTCTTGGATGATCATATCTGTCATCACTTTAGCACTTTCATCCTGTACAAAGTCAAATTCCATTTTAGGTTGTGGCTTGCCCTCTTCCCATAAAGGTAGCCCTCTTTGTTTCAGTAAAGCATTCACACGATCTCTATTTTTCTTCTGAAAATCATCACGCTCTTTTTTAAACTTATCGAGTTGTAATGGAATTTTAGTTCCCTCGTCGCGTTTTTCGAAGGTTGCAATATCTTCCAGTAAAAACTTGTATTCAGTCGAGTTTTTCATTCTCGCTTCGTGTTCTTGTTCTAGTTTTTTGTTCAATGCTGTTAAGTCCGCTACTTTTTTATATGTACTTGATTTGATCTGATCCCAAGGTAAAGCAGAAGGCTCGGAACTCTCACCGAATTTTTCTGCAGAATACTGCGTTGGGAATGTCACATCGGGACTTACACCTTTATGTTGTGTGCTGCTACCATTTACACGGTAGAATTTTCCTAATGTAATATTGATCTGACCATATTCTGGTGCACCATTTGGTGTATCAGGATCTTTTTCGTTTTGTGCTTTTAATAATAATTTACTTGTAGGACTGATCACACGTGCCATATCAACAGCAGATTGTACTGTACCTTTACCGTATGATTGAGAACCTAAGATAACACCGCGGCCATAATCTTGTATTGCTCCAGCAAAGATTTCAGACGCTGAAGCGGAGAAACGGTTGATCATAACACCCAGTGGACCATCCCATGAAACGCCTGCGTTTCTATCTTCTTCCACATCGATGGTATTTCGGACATCACGTACCTGTACTACTGGTCCTTTGTCAATAAATAAACCTGTCAGGTCGATAGCTTCCGGAAGTGACCCACCACCATTGAAACGTAAATCAATCAAAACTGCATCAACTTTTTCCTGTTTTAAGGTATCCAGCAATAAGCGCACATCGCGGGTCGTACTTTTATAGTTTGGATCACGCTTACGGTATGCTTCAAAATCCATGTAAAATTTTGGTATGTTGATGACACCAACACGATAATTCTTGCCATCAGCACCTTTAACAGTTAAGATTTCTTTTTTCGCAGATTCTTCTGCTACTACAATTCGCTCTCTTGTTAATGAGACTATTTTCGGGTGAGATCCAACCGGCTGACCAGCAGGTAGAATTTTTAAACGAACAATTGTTCCTGCAGGACCTTTGATTTTAGCTACTGCTGCATCTAATCTCCAGCCAATGATATCCTCAAATTCGCCATCTTTCCCTTGTGCCACACCAACGATTTTGTCATCAATGGCTAAGCTTTTATCTTTAAATATCGGTCCGCCAGGAATGATTTCACTAATAGTCACCATTTCATTGTCTATTGTCAATCGTGCACCGATACCTTCAAATGTATTAGCCATACCTTCATTGAAAGCCTGTGCAAATGATGGGTTGAAATACGATGTATGTGGATCAACCGCATCAGTTAATGAAGTCATGATTACTTGGAATGCATCATTTGAATTTATTTTCTTTCCCTGAGAAATTAAATTGTTATATCTTTTGCGAAGGGTTTCCTTCTGTTTAGTTTCTGTACTATCTGTTTTTTTAACAGTTGTCATTTCCAGATTCAGCAAATCATATTTCACACGGTGTTTCCATTGCGTATCAGCTTCTGCTGTGTTTTTGAACCAGCCTAACTTCTCACGGCTTGGTAAATAGCTTTCATCGATCGTGAAGTCTTGTTTTACATCTACTTGCTTCAACGCATATTGCATGCGTTCTAAGTAGCGTTTAGAGTATACATTGAAAATATGAAAAGGAGCAGATAGGTCACCATTACGGAAATCCTGTGCGATTGAATTTCGGTATTGCTGAAACTCGTCGATATCAGATTGCAACAAGTAGTTTTTCCCCTGATCTAAAGATTTAATTAAGTTATCAAATACGATTTTAGATATGGAATCATTC
This region includes:
- a CDS encoding TetR/AcrR family transcriptional regulator, yielding MKDSVLSRKEKIVREALNLFSEQGYADTSTKAIAQNAGVSEALIFKHFGNKDALLVHLIKAGYRKVLTHHKGMMTYRDSKDFLRKMINLPSKLVADEPIFWKLQERLSHHPFSRQQHEQFMKPVQAIIVRAFKELGYKNPDLETEFLLIVIDTLWKKEANGELDHAMELAILLEEKYNLI
- a CDS encoding glycoside hydrolase family 3 protein; translation: MLKKLALGVAALASSISFSQAQDKKDFVKYINSPHAWVDSVFNSLTPKERIAQLFLVRAHTNLGQRYIDSVAQVVQDEQLGGLVVFQGGPVRHVDMFNRYQHLSKVPLLITFDGEWGLGMRLPDSTLSYPYQMTLGAIQNDQLIYQMGQEVAKDFHRIGMHFNFAPVVDINNNPKNPVIGFRSFGDNKENVAKKAKAYMDGMMNGGIISSLKHFPGHGDTDVDSHHDLPQLTFTKDRLEALEMFPFKELIRAGAPAIMVAHMNIPSLDPTPNIPSSISKPIVTGILREELGFRGLTVTDAMDMNGVKKFFPNGEADVMAIIAGHDLLEVSENSKRAIDLVLKAIGEGRINQADLDARVKKVLASKLWLGLDQYRDVNTGNLYADLNRTSSKQLIDQLAASSVTVLKSTDKIKSFKNSEKTAIVNIGLKSPGTFQRIMDDALANETQYFVTDETSEADLKNIIKEAKRNKQIILAIHDTRSRPRPEVPANDGVKHLIKKLAKKSIVTFFTNPYALDGFKGVHKSKTILVAYQNDDFMQRAVAKTILGQNIATGKLPVTINKYFKYAAGK
- a CDS encoding carboxy terminal-processing peptidase: MFKKLIFTLFVISIVSCGSKPRVNLSEVEGGLKPSAQHEVIAKEVAGLLESTSYKKVQLNDSISKIVFDNLIKSLDQGKNYLLQSDIDEFQQYRNSIAQDFRNGDLSAPFHIFNVYSKRYLERMQYALKQVDVKQDFTIDESYLPSREKLGWFKNTAEADTQWKHRVKYDLLNLEMTTVKKTDSTETKQKETLRKRYNNLISQGKKINSNDAFQVIMTSLTDAVDPHTSYFNPSFAQAFNEGMANTFEGIGARLTIDNEMVTISEIIPGGPIFKDKSLAIDDKIVGVAQGKDGEFEDIIGWRLDAAVAKIKGPAGTIVRLKILPAGQPVGSHPKIVSLTRERIVVAEESAKKEILTVKGADGKNYRVGVINIPKFYMDFEAYRKRDPNYKSTTRDVRLLLDTLKQEKVDAVLIDLRFNGGGSLPEAIDLTGLFIDKGPVVQVRDVRNTIDVEEDRNAGVSWDGPLGVMINRFSASASEIFAGAIQDYGRGVILGSQSYGKGTVQSAVDMARVISPTSKLLLKAQNEKDPDTPNGAPEYGQINITLGKFYRVNGSSTQHKGVSPDVTFPTQYSAEKFGESSEPSALPWDQIKSSTYKKVADLTALNKKLEQEHEARMKNSTEYKFLLEDIATFEKRDEGTKIPLQLDKFKKERDDFQKKNRDRVNALLKQRGLPLWEEGKPQPKMEFDFVQDESAKVMTDMIIQEKK